CACTGTGCCTGCTAGTGCTTTTCTTTGATTTATATTCCCTGTATTGTTACATATCTATCTGAATCAATtgccttttcatttttgaaatgtGGCTGCAGAACCCCCTCTAAAACATCCAAATTTCCAATTCAATTAAACAGTAGATCGAAtcgttattttttattttggtatatGTTGTTCAAGTTGTCAATATTTATTTCATTGGCAAAATAAAAGCATACTGAAGTGGACCTGAGCTTGTTGGCATCAACTGCTCTTGCCTCAAGTGTAGGGGCTTCAGTGTGTGGAACACCTTTTGCCACTTCTAGTTGCCGTAGGATTTGAGAATCTGGTCCCCTCCTTTTTCCTCTTTGGTTTGGTGGAGGTGGCTATGTCTTTGATTCCAAACCTGAACGATTTTAGGCAGTGGGTTAGCTTTTGGTAATTCCCACCTGATTATTGTTTGGAAATCTATAATCACTTTTACACACCAATAGTAGGGGTAGAATCTTCAAAATCTGTATCCAATTGGGCTTGTGGCCTGTCTAATATTACCAATAGAAAGTAAAAttctgagagagagagagagagagagagagagagcgagagagagagagagagatgtgtTTGTGGATTCAAACCCCGGTGTTTAGGCTAATAACTGTGTCTATTTTCCCTTCAACTGGAAAAGCCTGTCTGATGCTACCGAGAGAGCGAGAgcgagagcgagagagagagagagagagagagagagagaggtttaTGTGTTCGTGGATTCAAACCCCAGTGTTTAGGCTAATCACTTAATCTATTATCTCCCAACAGGCCAGTTTActtagaaaatatatagaaaacatAGTTCATGAGAGAGGTTCTTTCAAGGGTGTCCATCTACCCACAGGGCAAAGGCAAAGGCAAAGCCAGAGTAAGTAGCTGCTGCCTCCTCCTCTTCCATGGCCTATGAAATGCCCACTCTCTCATAATTAATGACAATTATAAGTTagaatgatgataaaaaaacttCACTTCAATCAAGTTGATCAGTTGGCAAAAATAGTTCCAGCAAAAGCTGACTCTAAACCcagaatagataaaagtgatGGAGACTTAAATAACCTATCATGCGTGGTAGTAATAGTATAAAAGCTGATGTTATTCTTTGACAATTCAGTGCAGAAGATAGAGAGTGAGAAGTAAGGACAGAGTAGAATTGTTGTAAAGCTAAATAAAGGCCGAGACATGAAGGGgatgtttttttcctttgctaTAAAACCATTCTAGGCAAATGTTTCACAAACTTGGCCTATGAGTTGGCCACTGTCTCGTCTCAGTCACATTCCCTATACAAGAAGTACCTTTATTTCAGAAGAACCATGCTACTGATCTGAATACGCACTCCCCACTACTCACCCTCctgttttcaatcttcatttTGTTGTCAATTTCCAAAACCGGGTCGTTTTGGTAACATCCCATATCGAACCAAGGAATGCTCCCCCACGCGGTTTTGTAGATAGGCTCTCTGACTGTGtctgtgtgtgagagagagagaatgtgtAATGACCACGAGCTTGTGAGGCGCGTGAATGGGTACATCTCCCCCCTGGCATTTTGAAAttagataaatttataaataaatgcaTGAACATCTCCATTTTTGTACGTGTGACGCCAGAGGTTCTTGAGAAAATTTATGGGGTGAAGCTGTTTGGTATATCGAGGGTCAGAAAATAGATTTGGAGAGAGAAGTCGAAAGCATCGAACTGACGTAGTGTTTGCTTGGTTCATCTTTGCTGCAGATTTTAGTGATTGAGAATCCAAATGGAGGGGAACCCATCTCGAGTTGCACGTAAAAAGGAGACCCACAAAGGCTCAAGAGCCAGGCAGGCAAGCAAGAGCCGGTACGCCGTAGAAGATGGCGGAGATCTGATCGAGTGTTCCGGCAAGTATTGCAGGTCATGCACCGCAGGGTTGTTCGCCGACTGCGTAGCAATCTGCTGCTGCCCCTGTGCTGTGGTGAACCTGCTGGCTCTTGCCCTCGTTAAGATTCCCTGGATGATGGGAAGGAGGTGTCTAGGACTCGGGAAAAGGAAGCtggaaatgaagagaaagtgcaAAAAAAACGAAATCGAATTCGTGATAGAGAGAGACGGAAGCTTGAGGAATGGAAGAGCGGATGAGGGAGCATCAGACATTTTATATGGGGTTGgcgaggaagaagaagaaaaggaaaaagcgAGCGCAAGGTTTGAGGCAGATAGGGTTTGGTTGGAGCTGTACCAGGTGGGTCATCTGGGCTTTGGCAGGGTCTCCTTCACTGGAATCCAACCCCAAGCCAAGGGCAATTAGGGAAACAAAACTGCTGCTGTTAAAAACTCTAAtgaaaaatctcataattttatttttccccaGTGGTTTTCTGGGGCATCGTACTACGGATTATTCCTCCATGAATGCTGATCTTCAAGGAAAATGAGCTGATTTTCAATATTATCTGTCAAAAGAAATACTGCATTCGCAGAAGTACCATCTATCAATCATAGTACTCGgttctattattttcattggGCTCTCACGCTTTCAATCATTTTGCAGGCGTAACGCACTCAGTTTATGCAAGCTTCAGGTAAATGCTCTTCAGTTACAGAAaagatcaaaattttaattcctaCATCACTTCGAATCCGCCATTAAGTTCGTCTTTAAAGTACTGATAATTCTTTAATGTGGGATACAAATAAATCAAgagatctaaaaaaaaaactttccacTTCTCTCTATCCCACAATGAAAGCTAACCCAGATTCTTGTTCtgtgtttccatttttttttgttatttgaattttgaaagcaAGACATCATATCTTCTCAGAAATGGTAAGATTATAAGCACAGATACATTAGCTGGCCAAGATCATGTCACAGTGGTAACTTACTAACTTGGGTGGCATTccataaaaatggaagaagagaTCTTAGTGAAAATCTTTATTCACAGGTGGTGCTACCCTTCTTGGAGGAAGAGAAAGCTTCccacttaaaattaaaattcgcAGAGTATGTTTGGTcgatagaaaataaaagaaaatcaaatataattaaaatagattaaaaatatatattttttaaattatttaatttttatggtaaagacaaaaattaatgaagtaaacttaaaataatatataaaattaatttattaattttaattttaatttttttttttacattttccatcatatttcctaaaaccaaatatagtcttTGGTTTTTTATTATACTTTGTTTGGTCCATAGTTTTTCATTATATCTTGTTTAGTTGGTTGGTATAAGTGAGAAagtgatgaaaagaaagaaagaaacaaaaataaggtATTGTTTGAGAattcaaatgtttttaactttttaaaaataaattttatgtcagtattttatttttaattattatatatgtttatataattattttttaaaatattagtaaaaataattaaaatatcttaatttatatttaaaaaataaataaataataattttttaattattaaacgttttttttttatttaattttgaaaaataaataattatcattaaaaacatttgtcaAACAACcccttaaaattttcaaacctttTCTCTCAATCCAATAAAAATTTAGACCCCAAAGTCCACATGGAGTCTTGGAAAATGtacttcttttttatattttttaatagtatttttcttttgggaAAATCATGTAACAGGCCCCATTTAAAAAAGATTACACATCTGGTGTCTTTAATTTTCAGCTTTACATGTTGGGGGCCCTCCTGGAAAGTAATTAATTCCTCTTACGTACCAAAAACAATTACAAATGTCATGTTCTATGATTATCCTTAATAACCTTCCATTTTAGCGCCTGATAATACAACAGTATTTCATCATACGCGTCTATCCACGTGGCTTTGACATGACTTGCATCTTAAAAGAGTTTCCAACGACTTGCCCACCATGGCAATGACGTGGCAGGTGtgtacttattttaaaaattgaaattattgtaaatttttaattaagaatatgaaaaagaaacagatgaatattaaaatataatgatgaggaaagagaaaaataaatctaaCATTAACCTATATGTATAGTGtgttaatgatttataatttgataaatgaataattatttaatatataaataaataattgtatatgttattaaggattttattaataaaaaaattaagaaaaaaatttccttcttattttcttttaaaaataagccagaaaaaatgaaaaatatgcatCCCGtgataacttttttttcctcaatttttaggttatgtttggtttcaaaaaaattaaaggaaaagtaaagaaagagaaaaaagaaaaataaaaaataaatctaaatttttgtttttataaaattattattattattgatgcgGTTGTTGATAATAGGACAAATCTTTGAAAGGGAAGCGAATACTATTCAAACCCCGCCATTCATTGAGGGGAAACGGTGACACCACATTTGCAAATGCCACGTGGTTGCAACTGTCGGGACCACGTTAGAATTACCAGCACACGTTGGATACCGTACGCCAGTGTGGGCGTAATGCGCCCATCTCTTTAAGCATCGATACGCTTCGACACCCAGAGACAATCATATTTCATAACAGAAAGGGAGTGCCTCAGTGAATTGTGGGGAAAATGGAGAGTGAGCCAACTCGGATAATGATCGCAGTGAACGAGTCGAGCATCAAGGGCTATCCACACCCCTCTATTAGCAGCAAGCGCGCCTTCGAATGGACTCTTCAGAAGATCGTTCGCTCCAACACCTCTGCCTTCAAGCTCCTCTTCCTTCACGTCCATGTCCCCGACGAAGACggttctttctctctctatttttttttttaggatatttcaactctttttttattctctgattttcttttttggatttatTGCGAAATTGATCGAAAAATGCTTGAGAAATGCATATGAAATTGCAAATTTTGTTATTTAGCAGTGCATCAGCTCTTGGATTGGGCATAATTGTTGAAGTGAATCTAAATTTAGAGATATTGATGGAGTGAATTGAAGTAGTTGAAGTTGATCTGAATTATTAGTTAGGTATCATTagttttttgataggcaaacaaggaaatatattaaaagcgcctAAAAGTAGGCGCGAAACGTGCACACGATGTATACAAAGGATGCCTAGAGAAGGAGACAAACAATAAATCCctctttattataaaatttagttatcATTATGTGATTAggtattaaatgattttttttttttgcttgcaTTTATGAACATTAGTATCCTATTTAGTTGctggaaaaccaaaatttttcatcttttatctttttattatgtTGTTTACCCAAACTCAACTCAACCGAGTGAAATTGTTATAGTGAAGGTTGTTGGTTTTTGGCGTTCCAAGTAGTGATAAGTGTGAGATTTTAAGTTTTCTTCTTAGCAATTAAACACAGCATGAATGCAGAAATGACGAACTCGGATGAAGATATATCTGATGTGATAGTTTAATTCATAGGGTCATAATCATTTGAATGCAATATTTGTAAATTCCCTGTTTCATCAGTTTCATTATTATGTCAtaaatcttcaatttttctttaagaattAAGCAACCTTAAGTGCCtctagaataaaaatgaaaaaaatgtgcAATCTTAagattatttatatttgatgttatttatttatttatttattttatggatATTGAACTACTTATTTGAAGCTGTGAAGATATGATCttagtaaattgatttttagtatCATTGTTGTTTTATATGAACCATTGTGAGAGCTTGACTGTGTTTGGTAATGCTTGCTAAAATGGAATAGTTCTCATAGTTCTAGTAGGATAGGAGAGACACCCATATTTTGCCAGATACTGAGGTGGAGTTTGGGTTATCAATATCGCTAATGCATGAACCATTTTGCGAACTTGACTTTGTGTTAGTGTTTTCTAGAATTGCATAGATCTTTATAATACTTGAGCACAAAAATGCTAAAGTGGTGGATGTGTGGGGGATGGAAGTTAGAATTGTTAGAGTCCATGTTCCAGGAGGCCTTTCTTGAACTCAAATATGAATGAGGATGATTGTTCTTTTGGAGTGCATTTATTCTCTGAATTTGTTACAGAATAAGAGGATACTTTCGTGTGGGTATGAGGAAGTGTTTTTACAATTCCCTGTGAACTGTAAGACCATTTCAGTGTCTGCTAAAGAGATTTAGAGCACATGTGCTCCTTGGAGAACTTGCTTTTTCACTTGGTAAGCAGCTTGGTAAAAGACTCTAATTGTTGACCAACTCTTAAGAAGTGAATGAATCTTGATGAACATGTAGCCTTTGTAAAATTAGTGAGACTGCAAACCACATCTTATTAACCACCGTAAAGCTTGGTTTTTATGGGatcttttatttgaaatttttgggttGTAGTGGGTTCTTCAAGAGGCATTTCTTCGTTTGGGTTGGCATGCTTAAGGTTTGATAAGCAGGGAAGGATGGTGCCACAAATGGCTCCTCTCTACTTGTTTTGGCATGTTTGGAGCAAGCACAATGTTGATGTTCCCAATGAAGAGCTTTCTCATGAGGGATTGAAGGAATTCTTCATTAAAACCCTCATGCCTGTTGGGGATGGTAAATTTTACTTTGTTAGATTTCATTGATGGATTGATGTTATAGATCAGGACTTCCGTTAAATATTTGTGCAGTACTTGGGCAGCCTAAAACTTTGAGCACCTAAGTCAACTTGACTCAAGCGACTGCATAAGCAAAGGTAAGGTCCAGTAGGAAGAGCATGCTTAAAGAAAGCAAGTGTATAATACTAGGAAGCTTTACCATATACTAGGCACTTCTCAACTCCTTAAAATGGTTACAACAAATTAATCACAAATCCACACAAAATTGGGGTCTGGTGGCACTATTCCCCACGTAGTTCATCAACCTCCTCATGGATGTCTCCATgtggaatttttgtttttgtgctaCCACAATGTTTCAGGTAGCTCTTGCTTCAATCTTTTTTCTAGAAGTTTTTTCCACTTGACCAATTACTTTGCCATAGGAGAAGCTCCTTGTCCTTGAGTGATGCCATTGGACCAATATATCGTCTACTTGAAGTTGATAACATGTTGCTTCCCTTTTGGGTGCTTTTTTGGGTATTTGTCCTCCTTTTTATATCTTGACACTGCCACCTCCTGGCCAAGGTTTGATACTTCAAACTTCAAAGCACTTCCTATATTTCTGTGGCTAATAACCTCACCCTCGAGTTCAGCTCATTCCTCTAACCAACTGAAGATATGGGTTTCATTCAGCTCCCTCACCCTAAGTGCAACTTGGTCTATCACTTCTTCCTTAATGCCCTTTTGTACTGTATGTTAAAGATGACTGCAATATCAACCTCAGTTCCTATCATTGTAGAAATGGTGTATGGTGTATCTTCTTTTAAGATAGCCATTGTGCATAGGAAAGATATGGGATCGGTTTAGCCTTCCCTAAGAAATCTAGAATAAGAACCACTTAGAAGTCATTTGTGGAAGCAACAATTGTGTCAAACTTTCTACCTCATGATCCCATGTGTAGCTTTACTCCTTAAGCTATACCATGCAAGGATCTTACCTTTGAGGTAGCGACCTTAAGTCACCTGATTCCTTGGTTATCTTCAGCCCCAATTTCCTTACCTTTTTCATTGAGATAAAGTTATGAGTGGCACCAGTTTTGATCATGACACACATGGGTTTGCTATTGAGGCCTACCTTCACAAACATCAACTCCATACACACTTCTTTTGCCTTGAGAGACATCAATGGTTGAAGAGATCCGACTTATGTtatctcttctcctctttcctACCTCAAGGTACTAAGGGCTTTCCTCTTTGGAGATTCCTTTGACCAGTATGGACCATCATGTAGGAAACATTTTTTAGCAAATTACATAGAGAAGCCCTACCTGCTAGTGCGTGCATAATGGAATGGATGTCTGAGAGGCTGAAAGGTTTGGTCTAGAAAATCGAAGTATTGATAGGAATACTGGGGGTTTGAATCCCTCTCCATCTGTGAGGTCATAGGTTCTCTCTTGCCTTAATCATTAGGTATGGACTTTcctttcttgtattttttttttcttaataggAGAATGAATGGTATATATTGATCATTaccaataaagaaaaataaagggtgGTGCACCTCGATGCAGGGAGTATACAAAGAGTGctaaaaggtaagaaaaaagcaaaaatattaataGGACCCTATACAATCAATGAAGTAAAACAAAGGAGGACCACAGCTTGGGTACACCCTACTGTGTGAGTGTCATTGCCCTGAAGTAGCACTCTATATGCTATAAATAGTTGTCCCTCCTTAGCATCCCTTTTTCCATTGAAGGCATCATGCTTCAGCAATTCTACCTTGGGTGCTCCCTCTCCCTAATGTGTGCTCACAGCTTCTGTGACTATGGCCTTCTTGCACATGTCTCTGTCTTACCAAAACTCCTAAATGCAAATGTCAAAACTAGCCTTAAGGTTAGAAAACATCAAAGACAGTTGTTTACATACCTCAAGCATTGGAACCTAGACTTTTTGGCATACTCTCCTTGAGCTCCTGGAGCTGTTTCGCAAAGTCATCAATGCCATGCTCTAAGCGTTGCTCCACCAAGTCAAGTCGCTCCTTGTTGTTGGCCATTGC
Above is a genomic segment from Vitis riparia cultivar Riparia Gloire de Montpellier isolate 1030 chromosome 14, EGFV_Vit.rip_1.0, whole genome shotgun sequence containing:
- the LOC117931038 gene encoding uncharacterized protein LOC117931038 — encoded protein: MEGNPSRVARKKETHKGSRARQASKSRYAVEDGGDLIECSGKYCRSCTAGLFADCVAICCCPCAVVNLLALALVKIPWMMGRRCLGLGKRKLEMKRKCKKNEIEFVIERDGSLRNGRADEGASDILYGVGEEEEEKEKASARFEADRVWLELYQVGHLGFGRVSFTGIQPQAKGN